The window TTTTTATGTTACTGATCTACTTGTTTAAATGTAGTTCATGAACAGAGAGACATGATCCCACTGAATGTTAATGAAGATGATGCAGAGTCGGATGAAGATAATGAGCATCCTGTGTATGATCTTAAGGTGATACGGGTTTTCTTTTCCAACTTTTATCTTCATACTGAAAGTTTATAAACTGTATCAAGTAATTAGATTGCTACTTTGATGTAAGCAAGTCAACTAATTGCTCAAAGTTGGGTAACTGTTTCCTTTATGTAGGAGGATGAAGATGAGGAGGATGAAGATGACGACCTTGATGATGCTGAACTTACTGGCCTTGGTGCTAAAAGTGTGCAACTAAACTCAAACTTGTGACTGCTTTTACCTATTGAAAAGAAATACTTAGCTGAATTGCATATCCTGTTTCTCCcgttatgattttttttttcctgatATTCCTTTTGAACGCTTCTGAAGGCAGCTTAGAACAGATGATTAGCTTATATTTATTCTAGGAGTTTCCTGTCCCAAAAAAGAAGCAGCAAAAATAaagcagaagagaaaaataacaGCTTGTACTATTTCAACCTGTCATTAAGATTTTGAAAATGCATGTGTGGTGGTGGTGGGAAGAATTATGCAATTCCTATTGTTTGATTAGTGAATTGATGCTAATTAGTTCGGAGATTAAATAATGAATGACGTGTTCGAATTGCGTAAATACTGCACGAAGATGAGTAACTGTAACCACTAAGTTATAGTACTATTTCTACTGCGGCTCCTAAATATGAGTTTCTCTGCACTGGGCTGCTACACATAAACGGCAGCAGGAAGATTCTTTCCATTCTCATATATTGACTGAACTGATAAGGCGATTGGTTTCCTTCAAATAATAGTTGGTTGTTCATTTGTTTTGGTTCTCGATCTCTTACTGTTCGCCTCTTTTTTGCATCTTCTGCTTGGGGCAATTTTTAATTATCTAATTTGAGTACCTATTTTTACTTTAGTTGCAAGGACACAGAAATATTTACGAGCTACAATGGGCGGGGTTGAGGATGAAATGCACGATGAAGCTGAAGAGGAGAAAGAAGAGAGGCCTCTGTGGGGAAGAGGAAAAAATATCTATTATTATCAAGATAAGCAGGTAGGATTTTGACTAATTATTtggttcattttattttattatgacattatatacggCATGCTTGGAGAAACCAGTATTTACTGGCGTTAAAAAAACAATCTGACGTCTGAGGAATATCCTCTCCTTACTGTTTCAACTGTACCTAAGTTCTTTGATCATGTTGTCATTTGTGTGCAGTACTTGATGTTTAAACGTTTTGTTTGTTAGGGTCCCGAGCAAGAGTCGAGTGATGAGGACCTTATCGCGGAGGAAGAGGCAGAGGTCTTGAGATTGCAGCAGAAGAAAGCTAAATCCTTATCTGCAGAGGATTTTGGTCttgaagatgatgaagaggagCTTACATTGGAGGTAAGAAATTCAATTTCTATATAACGTCCATTCGATGATTTGTTTCTATCTTTTGTGGTCGGATGTGCATTCTTATGGATAATATTGCAGGAAATTTTGGCCCAAGGAAAATCTGGATTAGCAGTTTCTGCAGACGGAGAAGCCAAAAATGAAACTGGCACTGCTTACGAGGAAGTGCAGAAGGATTTGAATGCTTTGACGAAAGAAGAGCAAATGGATGTTGTCTATAGGTGAGCTTCTCTGTCCTGCATGTGCTAATTTCATTGTGACATGTTGGTTCTTTTACGTTTTATTGCTTGTCATTGGCAACAAGATTATGTCATGTACTTTGTGTCTCTgtaactacaacaacaacaacaacccagtaggatcccacaagtggggtctggggagggtagagtgtacgcagaccttacccctaccccagagggatagagaggctgtttccgggagaccctcggctcaaagacaATAGATCCGTAACAACAACAGAAACCTGAAAAATAGAATCAATATCGTAAAAgacaataaataaatagaaaggCCAAAATGTGAAAGACATCAAAAATGTAAAACACAACAAAAACCGCTAGCACTCCTAGACAAAACACTATCAGCCTAGCATGCACAACGAGGGTACACGCTCGCtacccctaacctacaaccctaatgctcgacctccacaccttcctatcattTATAGTCATGATAATATCAGTATGGAAAATTTTGGAAGGAGGCACATAGGTTATAGTCACTATCATTTACCATGAATGTTGCTAGCGTTTTTTTATAAATTTGAAATAGATATCACTATGATTCTAaacaaatagaagagaaaaaggCAGGTGATCAATTAAGGTGTCATACTAGACAGTGTATGCTTAATTTTACTGGTAAAGGTTGTGGAAGTTGACAAAGAACAAAAACCCTACGTGTTGCTCAGTTCAGActtcagtaatgacaataatgttTGAGGACTCATCTTTGCGATGTCCTCAATTTAGCCATTTAAAAAGGGATCAGGTTGTATATTTCTTCAGGTTTCAGTaggaagttttgaacatgggcatGGCGGACTTGAGAGTATTGAACACCATACTGAACAGAAAAGCTTACTGATTCTACTGCTTCATCAAAAAAAGGTTTACTGATTCTACTGTCATTGGCTAGATGTTAGATCATCTCTGGTAGGTAGCGAACATCAATTGTTTGCAGGCTAGATTATGCTTTTGACTCTATGATCTTTTTGTGATTACAGTTCTGCACCTGAATTGGTTGGTTTGCTATCTGAGCTTAGTGAAGCGCTTGAGCAGCTCGATAACAAAGTTAATCCTATACTCAACAAGGTATGCGCATTGTGAAATTCCACTAGCTACAGGTTACTTGGTCTCCTCATTATGCTAGTGGAATTTCTGAGTGCtccatctcaaaaaaaaaaagatacttGTCTGAGTGCATATAGCAAGATTCTATTTTGAGTATTCTATTCTGATTTTGTATTCATTTGAAATTGTAGAAATAAACTTGTTCCTCTTGTTGCTAATGTTACTtctccctccgttccagtttatgtgaacctattttctttttggtccgttccaaaaagattGACCCCTTCTAAATTTAGaaacaattttgcttaaacttacaattctacccttaatgagaagcttttataaaccacacaaatactctggcccctttttgacttgtttaggaccacaaatttcaaaagtcttcattttttcttaaactccgtgtccagtcaaacaggttcacataaattggaacagagggagtatatcttttttatttttgttttgtttaaaaaaatatgtaattatgACTTCATATTCTTATCTTGTAAATAATGATGTCATTGAAATAATAAGAAGAGAACTATTCTAACTTGAATCTTTTGTTTTCTAATCTAAATAATGTAAAAATGGAATGTAAGTAGGCGAGGGGTGGATGTAGCCTAGTGGATCAAGGATTGAATATATATTGTGAAATCTACTGCTACATTCTAGACCTGCTTGGCTGTGGTTCCTTTTGAACACTTTTGGGTTTCTCCGGCGATGTAAAACCTCTATAGTTAGTAGTTGCATTGGCTCTGATACTGGTATAAAGGTGTTCTGCTGAAAGGATGAAATAATTTAGCTTTAGAAATGATTTGTTGGAGACGTGGAGTAGTGTCAACTGACTAGTATAGTTAAAACAGTGAGAGTTGATTCATATAGCGATGGTGTCAGCTGTTCTTCTAGTCTGAAACTGAATGCAGCTTTTTGTAAGATAGGTTGATCTTGGAGTGATATTGCACGTGTCAGCATTTAACTTCCATTTTTCTCTATTAAGATTAATGGAGAGAATATGATAAAAGGTGGGATGCACTACATTGAGGTGAAGAAGCTACTTCTGCTGTCATATTGCCAAGCTATCACCTTCTATCTTCTTCTCAAATCCGAGGGACAACCAGTGCGTGATCATCCAGTCATTTCACGCCTTGTGGAGATCAAGAATTTGTTGAATAAGGTCACAACTCTTATCTTGTGattcaaacaacaaaacatgGCCAAGTTACTGGGTGCCTGTTTTTGTTAATTCTGTTAATGATGACATTATTTGCTGGAAATCAATCACTTGATTATATGGTCCAGATATGCATAATTGATAAGATATGAGTCATATGACTGCTTTATTTTCTCTTAGATATCTGCTAAGCAAATTGAGCTCACACACACATGTTGACAGCTTTTGCTTGACCACCTCACATGGTAATATCTGTAGACTTGCAATTTTAAAGATAACTTAAGCtgttaaaaatggaaaaggtTAATACAAACTGTAATGAGTATAATTATTTAGCTCATGGAAAAAGCTAGAGGCCACTTTATTATCTATTTAATGCTTATGGTTTCAATTTTTTGAACTTATTCTCATTCTATGCTGAATCTGTCTGTATCTGGGCTGTTTCTTCATTAGTGTAGTACAAAAAGTATCCTAGTGCTACTCTGAAGTGCAAAAAGTATCCTAGTGCTACTCTGAACTTGTTTGTTCATCCACACATGACTGCATGTGGATAACCTCCTATGCTTTCTTTCCTGCCCCTTTTTACCCCCCTCCCCCAAGTTTTGCAGCAGCATTCTGTATTATCCTTTCTCCCAAAAATACATTTGGTATTAAATTCCACACGTATGTAACAAGTTTTAAATGTTAAAGAAGATGATAAGCATCTTCCATTTCTCTGAAGTTGCATTGATGCCTCCACAAATTTCAGCTCTAACAAATGGATTAATTTTCTATGATGGTCTGCTGTACTACAGAACTAGGAAAGAAAAcccccttttttcctcttctGCAGTTCTTTCTAAAAGGACATAACAGTCACTTATTCCTGCCAAGCCCAACTGTATGCCCTTCCCGTACCCAAgtgtctttcctttttctttcatgTTGGTTTACAAATATTTAAATTCCTCAATTTCTTACTTTTGCATAGCTTCTAAAGTGAATACCCCAAATAGTCTCCAGTATTCTTATTGCTTTATTTGATGAACTAAATCTGTCTGTCTAGCATAGCTAGCTAAACTCatacatgaaataagttaaaTACGCGGATTTCTGGGGAAGGGATTCTTCAATTCTTGAATCAAGTTTTAGAGTCTTAGAGAATTTGAAATGGAAATGATATGTTAACTGATCGTTACCAAACATATTAAATTTGTCAAATGTGTACCGAATTAACATGCTTAGATGCTAAATGATGTTGCCAAATAGTTGCTAAGTCCTCTCCTTGTTCTTCTGATTTATTTGAATCTTGGCTAGCTTCAATGCGCATACCCTGCTCCCCTCTTCCTATCTTTCTAGTTGTTGACGAATTCATTTATGCAGATGAAAGAACTTGATGGAAATCTTCCTTCTGAACTAGAAGACTTTTTACACAAGAATGTTGATAATGTAACTGGTGTAAAGTTGGCGGGAAGTAACTTGGATTCTGAACCTCTCCCCATTAGTCACAAGCCTTCTGTGGCATTAGCTGATGTTCAAGAAACAGAGGTAAATTCCAGTTCGATTCATCTTATTTTGTTACTCAAGCATCCCATGATCATTTGTttatttgggctaatttgatTGAAAaccttttgtattttttattaagcAACCATGAAAAATTTAGTGTA is drawn from Nicotiana tabacum cultivar K326 chromosome 9, ASM71507v2, whole genome shotgun sequence and contains these coding sequences:
- the LOC107811333 gene encoding protein THALLO isoform X1 gives rise to the protein MGKKAGKFKKKETNNAPKKAKRDFYNEDDDMMNDAIDAFHEQRDMIPLNVNEDDAESDEDNEHPVYDLKEDEDEEDEDDDLDDAELTGLGAKIARTQKYLRATMGGVEDEMHDEAEEEKEERPLWGRGKNIYYYQDKQGPEQESSDEDLIAEEEAEVLRLQQKKAKSLSAEDFGLEDDEEELTLEEILAQGKSGLAVSADGEAKNETGTAYEEVQKDLNALTKEEQMDVVYSSAPELVGLLSELSEALEQLDNKVNPILNKINGENMIKGGMHYIEVKKLLLLSYCQAITFYLLLKSEGQPVRDHPVISRLVEIKNLLNKMKELDGNLPSELEDFLHKNVDNVTGVKLAGSNLDSEPLPISHKPSVALADVQETEPHEAELVEANGLKSQQKNESKRKRQDDQVGIQSREMLKVRADLEEKWKQTGVLSSIARKHEKQNKRLRLLNGQLATPDDFDDDAMVAGDDREIRSLNKLSRLVTPQVARPKVISGDDDLPKRDDIGERRRKHELRVLAGAGVEPSDDVEDEPGNHASDDDVASSDDGEMDSDLEFYKEVEKQHSAKLAAKEKMYSSRAPVISSTTETLVDGKRQINYQMEKNRGLTRHRNKLTKNPRKKYRGKHEKQQKRRKGQVRDIKKPSGPYGGETTGINAASRRSIRL
- the LOC107811333 gene encoding protein THALLO isoform X2, with translation MGKKAGKFKKKETNNAPKKAKRDFYNEDDDMMNDAIDAFHEQRDMIPLNVNEDDAESDEDNEHPVYDLKEDEDEEDEDDDLDDAELTGLGAKIARTQKYLRATMGGVEDEMHDEAEEEKEERPLWGRGKNIYYYQDKQGPEQESSDEDLIAEEEAEVLRLQQKKAKSLSAEDFGLEDDEEELTLEEILAQGKSGLAVSADGEAKNETGTAYEEVQKDLNALTKEEQMDVVYSSAPELVGLLSELSEALEQLDNKVNPILNKINGENMIKGGMHYIEVKKLLLLSYCQAITFYLLLKSEGQPVRDHPVISRLVEIKNLLNKMKELDGNLPSELEDFLHKNVDNVTGVKLAGSNLDSEPLPISHKPSVALADVQETEPHEAELVEANGLKSQQKNESKRKRQDDQVGIQSREMLKVRADLEEKWKQTGVLSSIARKHEKQNKRLRLLNGQLATPDDFDDDAMVAGDDREIRSLNKLSRLVTPQVARPKVISGDDDLPKRDDIGERRRKHELRVLAGAGVEPSDDVEDEPGNHASDDDVASSDDGEMDSDLEFYKEVEKQHSAKLAAKEKMYSRAPVISSTTETLVDGKRQINYQMEKNRGLTRHRNKLTKNPRKKYRGKHEKQQKRRKGQVRDIKKPSGPYGGETTGINAASRRSIRL